One genomic region from Plasmodium berghei ANKA genome assembly, chromosome: 4 encodes:
- a CDS encoding alpha tubulin 1 — MREVISIHVGQAGIQVGNACWELFCLEHGIQPDGQMPPDQAGRANDDAFNTFFSETGAGKHVPRCVFVDLEPTVVDEVRTGTYRQLFHPEQLISGKEDAANNFARGHYTIGKEVIDVCLDRIRKLADNCTGLQGFLMFSAVGGGTGSGFGCLMLERLSVDYGKKSKLNFCCWPSPQVSTAVVEPYNSVLSTHSLLEHTDVAIMLDNEAIYDICKKNLDIERPTYTNLNRLIAQVISSLTASLRFDGALNVDVTEFQTNLVPYPRIHFMLSSYAPVVSAEKAYHEQLSVSEITNSAFEPANMMAKCDPRHGKYMACCLMYRGDVVPKDVNAAVATIKTKRTIQFVDWCPTGFKCGINYQPPTVVPGGDLAKVMRAVCMISNSTAIAEVFSRMDQKFDLMYAKRAFVHWYVGEGMEEGEFSEAREDLAALEKDYEEVGIETNDGEGEDEGYEADY; from the exons ATGAGAGAAGTAATAAGTATACATGTAGGACAGGCTGGTATCCAAGTTGGAAACGCATGCTG gGAGCTATTTTGTTTAGAACATGGTATACAGCCCGATGGTCAAATGCCTCCTGACCAGGCTGGTAGAGCAAATGATGATGCTTTTAATACCTTTTTTTCAGAAACCGGTGCTGGCAAACAT GTCCCACGTTGTGTTTTTGTTGACTTAGAACCAACTGTTGTGGATGAAGTAAGAACGGGCACATATCGCCAGTTATTTCACCCTGAGCAGTTAATATCTGGAAAGGAAGACGCAGCAAACAATTTTGCAAGAGGTCATTACACAATTGGTAAAGAAGTCATTGATGTGTGTTTGGATCGAATTCGAAAATTAGCTGATAATTGCACAGGATTACAAGGATTTTTGATGTTTAGTGCTGTTGGAGGTGGTACTGGAAGTGGATTTGGATGTTTAATGTTAGAAAGATTGTCAGTTGattatggaaaaaaatcaaaGTTAAATTTTTGTTGCTGGCCATCACCACAAGTTTCAACTGCTGTAGTTGAACCATATAATTCAGTTTTATCAACACATTCATTATTAGAACACACAGATGTAGCTATTATGCTAGATAATGAAGCTATTTACgatatatgcaaaaaaaatttagataTAGAAAGACCTACttatacaaatttaaatagATTGATTGCACAAGTTATATCATCTTTAACAGCTTCATTACGTTTTGATGGTGCATTAAATGTTGATGTTACCGAATTTCAAACTAATTTAGTACCATATCCACGTATTCATTTTATGTTATCATCATATGCCCCTGTAGTTAGTGCTGAAAAAGCATATCATGAACAATTGTCTGTATCAGAAATTACAAACTCAGCATTTGAACCAGCAAATATGATGGCAAAATGTGATCCTAGAcatggaaaatatatggCTTGTTGTTTAATGTATAGAGGAGATGTAGTACCAAAAGATGTGAATGCCGCTGTTGCCACTATAAAAACGAAAAGAACTATTCAATTTGTTGATTGGTGCCCAACTGGATTTAAATGTGGTATTAATTATCAACCTCCAACAGTAGTACCCGGTGGAGACTTAGCAAAAGTTATGAGAGCTGTTTGTATGATTTCTAACTCAACTGCTATTGCTGAAGTTTTTTCAAGAATGGATCAAAAATTTGATTTAATGTATGCAAAGAGAGCATTTGTTCACTGGTATGTTGGTGAGGGTATGGAAGAAGGAGAATTTAGTGAAGCTAGAGAAGATTTAGCTGCTTTAGAAAAGGATTATGAAGAAGTCGGAATTGAAACAAATGATGGCGAAGGAGAAGATGAAGGATATGAGGCAGactattaa
- a CDS encoding nucleoporin NUP138, whose product MNNNGGNANNPNMWGMPNNNLGNNSFFGTNMNSQNGLNENNNNSLNNQTNMTGNNMFFGASVNNQNNNIFENNMNSQNNVGKSDNSIFGTPSNDLNKSNNTSLFGSLSSNTSVNNNTTNAFNANLFNAAKKDVYPGFTRSLLGNSPNNSSNIFKQSTLGSSIALGSQLNEDRGSESGGLFSKEQLEAAKQIFANSSSGNLSSFNNKTNNNKLTFSGGFSSSSSAFSKNNINPFQSMAMQATNQNDKSSLMNNNMNKLFFGDTNNNNINGGGKINPFGMPTVNNLTSPNKLNEIGPGGFSQAIKSFNPNTNSLFSSQTNTGSTASTSFNNNDSSQKSLFSNFGGGFNSFAKTNTNDIFKKNTTENATNNNNTNTSFSFLPSFNGSKNNDNSFSLNSFNATNNEKSSGSLFSFNNNNTNTASPDFSLFSNNNINKTTTPDNSINSSINKDAENKAIEKSNQNIGESKDSGITSVVSESFKANDASGTDKSIFSKETEAEKDKEKAGDKNEQNDNDKEKDETKETNVTLEIKKDENDSTKNHDEKLIDHKSESKENQNNENEKDDKNDDKKYETSDNAKDNKDGTNNDKMSLFGKSLTFNSSFFKTSTANLTDKKSNLESSSSLNNDTENKKEKTGFFFGNDDKNENTNTSTESKWDFSKFGNNNLFNKEKESFSFSFKETSTTDKKNESTNLKDNKKEEDTKPSVSTESKDKNKEATATPKKSIFNFGIKSNFLNQSSKDSKDDNINESNKEKDNEKPTKGAETDETDADGTKDHNTTGVYSKLDSNDVGDKKKIWKLSFTKKKDQTSTDAQKELKENELKNNNLLNKGPSLQPSDITLGKGSLFGSFTKDNEKKNEDTKNTKSDHFSNINSFGKNNTSISFNQSSLFGKPDEKGNTLFSSSNNTFQFFNSSQNDKKKTEFQTKTQNIPEIKNNQNADDEDVNNVSNLINFISLEDRKKNVYINNNAQCDDENHEKTYISSNLKSNNNNETSHRSQTANFQLKETKGTLRMDNNDDYADFNDIDFINGQQNLEINMEHQRQLENDRKSVENNIKTNECFLKKNLDQEMAVDVINNLSSFVKNKINFMNYCSNEILDIYNKVSHYEKMYALISEDQIKIEKKQESLEKRLRLIQSEQCDMLSLLNELDNENSLTFLKVLNQKNLNKDDSINNKNLYLDIDKFEKLADKIENLEELIDSIHNTSKHDIVNDLVNKCYTNEINCEQIEKQLNGYSHELRNMK is encoded by the coding sequence ATGAATAACAATGGAGGAAATGCAAATAACCCCAATATGTGGGGTATgccaaataataatttaggGAATAACAGTTTTTTTGGTACTAATATGAATAGTCAAAATGgtttaaatgaaaataataacaatagcTTAAATAATCAAACAAACATGACTGGgaataatatgttttttggAGCGAGTGTAAacaatcaaaataataatatttttgaaaataatatgaattcTCAAAATAATGTTGGCAAAAGTGATAATTCTATTTTTGGAACTCCATCAAATGATCTTAATAAAAGCAACAATACTAGCTTATTTGGTAGCCTTTCTTCAAACACTTCTGTAAATAACAATACGACAAATGCTTTTAATGCAAACTTATTTAATGCCGCAAAAAAGGATGTATATCCTGGATTTACAAGAAGTTTATTAGGGAATTCACCAAATAATAgttctaatatatttaagcAAAGCACACTAGGTAGTTCAATAGCATTAGGAAGCCAATTAAATGAAGATAGAGGATCCGAATCAGGGGGGTTATTTTCAAAGGAACAATTAGAAGCAGCTAAGCAAATATTTGCAAATTCATCTTCAGGAAATTTATCAAgctttaataataaaacgaataataataagttAACATTTAGTGGAGGTTTTTCATCAAGTTCTAGTGcgttttcaaaaaataatataaaccCTTTTCAGAGTATGGCTATGCAAGCAACTAatcaaaatgataaatcatcacttatgaataataatatgaacaaattattttttggtgatacaaataataataatattaatggtGGTGGAAAAATAAACCCATTTGGTATGCCTACCGTGAACAATTTAACTTCaccaaataaattaaatgaaattgGTCCAGGTGGATTTAGTCAAGCTATTAAGTCATTTAATCCAAATACTAATAGTTTGTTTTCATCACAAACCAATACCGGTTCTACTGCTTCCACtagttttaataataatgatagtTCTCAGAAATCccttttttcaaattttggTGGCGGCTTTAACTCATTTGCAAAGACAAACAcaaatgatatttttaaaaaaaatactacaGAAAATGctactaataataataatacaaataccTCATTTTCCTTTTTGCCATCTTTTAATggttcaaaaaataatgataattcaTTCTCTTTAAATTCATTCAATGCaacaaataatgaaaaatcaAGTGGCAGTTTGTTCagttttaataataataatactaaCACAGCATCACCagatttttcattattttctaataataatataaataaaaccaCAACACCAGATAATTCAATTAATAGCAGTATTAATAAAGATGCTGAAAATAAGGCAATTGAAAAATCTAATCAAAACATAGGAGAAAGTAAAGATTCAGGAATAACAAGCGTAGTTAGTGAATCCTTTAAAGCTAACGATGCTAGTGGAACAGATAAatcaattttttctaaaGAAACTGAAGCGGAAAAGGACAAAGAAAAGGCTGGTGACAAAAACGAACAAAATGACAACGATAAGGAAAAAGATGAAACCAAAGAAACAAATGTTACCcttgaaattaaaaaggaTGAAAATGATTCAACCAAAAATCATGATGAAAAGTTAATAGATCATAAAAGCGAATCAAAAGAAAAccaaaataatgaaaatgaaaaagatgataaaaatgatgataaaaaatatgaaactTCAGACAATGCTAAAGATAATAAAGATGGCACTAATAATGATAAGATGTCACTTTTTGGAAAAAGCTTAACATTTAactcttcattttttaaaacgaGCACAGCCAATTTGActgataaaaaaagtaatttAGAATCATCTAGCAGTTTAAACAACGAtacagaaaataaaaaggaaaaaactGGATTTTTCTTTGGAAATGacgataaaaatgaaaatacaaatacTAGTACTGAATCAAAATGGGATTTCTCAAAAtttggaaataataatttatttaacaaAGAAAAGGAGTCATTTTCCTTCAGTTTTAAGGAAACTAGTACTActgacaaaaaaaatgaatctacaaatttaaaagataataaaaaagaggAAGATACCAAACCTTCAGTATCTACAGAAtcaaaagataaaaataaagaagcTACCGCTACACCAAAAAAATCAATATTCAATTTTGGAATTAAATCGAATTTTTTAAACCAAAGCTCAAAAGATAGTAAAGATGACAACATAAATGAAAGCAATAAAGAGAAGGATAACGAGAAGCCGACTAAAGGAGCTGAAACTGACGAAACAGATGCAGACGGAACTAAGGATCACAATACTACAGGAGTGTATAGTAAATTAGATTCAAATGATGTTggtgataaaaaaaaaatttggaAACTTTCTTTTACAAAGAAAAAGGATCAAACTTCTACAGATGCACAAAAAGAATtgaaagaaaatgaattaaaaaacaacaACTTGCTTAATAAAGGTCCATCTCTGCAACCAAGCGATATAACACTAGGAAAAGGAAGCTTGTTTGGAAGTTTTACTaaagataatgaaaaaaaaaatgaagatacaaaaaatacaaaaagtGATCACttttcaaatattaattCTTTTGGGAAGAATAATACAAGCATAAGTTTTAATCAAAGTAGTTTATTTGGAAAACCTGATGAAAAAGGTAATAcgttattttcatcaagTAATAACACtttccaattttttaattcttctcaaaatgataaaaaaaaaactgaaTTTCAAACAAAAACTCAAAATATACCAGAGATTAAAAATAACCAAAATGCTGACGATGAAGATGTAAATAATGTAagtaatttaataaattttatatctttagaagataggaaaaaaaatgtatatataaataataatgcacAATGTGATGACGAAAATCATGAAAAAACGTACATTTCGTCAAACTTGAAAtctaacaataataatgaaacaTCACATCGTTCACAAACTGCTAATTTCCaattaaaagaaacaaAAGGAACTCTTCGGATggataataatgatgattATGCCGATTTTAATGACAttgattttataaatggACAACAAAATCTAGAAATTAATATGGAACACCAAAGACAGTTAGAAAATGATAGGAAAAGcgtagaaaataatattaaaacaaacgaatgttttttaaaaaaaaatttagatCAAGAAATGGCTGTTGatgttattaataatttatcatcttttgttaaaaataaaattaattttatgaattattGTTCTAATGAAATcttagatatatataataaagtatctcattatgaaaaaatgtatgCATTAATATCAGAAGATCAAAtcaaaattgaaaaaaaacaggaGTCATTAGAAAAAAGATTAAGACTTATACAAAGTGAGCAATGTGATATGCTTTCTTTACTTAATGAACTCgataatgaaaattctttaacttttttaaaagttcttaatcaaaaaaatttaaataaagacgacagtataaataataaaaatctTTATCTTGACATTgataaatttgaaaaattagCTGATAAAATAGAGAACTTAGAAGAACTAATAGATTCTATACATAACACTTCCAAACATGACATAGTAAATGATCTAGTTAATAAATGTTATACAAATGAAATCAATTGTGAACAAATAGAGAAACAACTTAATGGTTATTCTCACGAGCTTAGAAATATGAAGTAA